Proteins co-encoded in one Candidatus Thiodictyon syntrophicum genomic window:
- the tnpC gene encoding IS66 family transposase: MHLSDHDLRQFDDAYLQTLTSAQARVLLGKALADLKAARERLGQNPSNSSRPPSTRLPWEGTGGQDTPAGQPDVPAGSQDGADAADTPGDAEPAGPAAPRPRRQGSHRTVTGQPPGRRPGSPGHSRTQHLPVDAEQPHRPTCCAGCGQALTDAHVARAHNARYEIELIQPGASATGLLLRQTKHIYFECCCDCGHWTQAQPGRAAGEVEWTVALTEWHLAGPLLVSFICALSQRMRLSRARVREFLSDWLGLELSSATINQCLHEAGRAVAPVVEAELYAAVRNVELRYADETSWKEHGRLRWLWVFTCATATLFVVGKRSVEVVRQVLGETFNGWLMSDGFWAYRDLDQRLRCLAHLIRKAQALEDGLEPAAQRFGSEILTVIATVMAAVYDARGAPPPVGVLRARHARMLNALLDECLRQVDAPHEKMRALARELFNDWDTFWVVLDHPELPLTNNEAERALRHWVIARRIGMGTRTAQGTRAFAHLASVIETCRKRAVSPWPYLAEVVRQRRQGLQAPPLPLPAI, encoded by the coding sequence ATGCACCTGAGCGATCACGACCTCAGACAATTCGACGACGCCTACCTGCAGACGCTCACGTCGGCGCAGGCGCGGGTGCTGTTGGGCAAGGCGCTGGCGGACCTGAAGGCGGCGCGCGAGCGGCTGGGGCAGAACCCCTCCAACAGTTCGCGGCCACCGAGCACGCGGCTGCCGTGGGAGGGCACGGGCGGTCAGGACACGCCCGCTGGCCAGCCCGACGTCCCCGCGGGGTCGCAGGACGGGGCCGATGCGGCAGACACCCCCGGCGACGCTGAGCCGGCGGGGCCGGCGGCGCCCCGGCCGCGCCGTCAGGGCTCGCACCGGACGGTCACCGGCCAGCCCCCCGGTCGGCGCCCGGGCAGCCCGGGGCACAGCCGCACCCAGCACCTGCCGGTGGACGCCGAGCAGCCTCACCGGCCAACCTGCTGTGCGGGGTGCGGCCAGGCGTTGACGGATGCTCATGTGGCGCGGGCACACAACGCCCGCTACGAAATCGAGCTGATCCAGCCCGGTGCCAGCGCGACCGGACTGCTCCTGCGCCAGACCAAGCACATCTATTTTGAATGCTGCTGCGATTGCGGCCACTGGACGCAGGCGCAGCCGGGGCGCGCGGCGGGCGAGGTCGAGTGGACGGTGGCCCTGACCGAGTGGCATTTGGCCGGACCGTTGCTAGTGTCCTTCATCTGCGCCTTGAGCCAGCGCATGCGGTTGTCGCGGGCGCGGGTCCGTGAGTTTCTGTCCGATTGGCTGGGTCTGGAGTTGTCGAGCGCGACCATCAACCAGTGCCTTCACGAAGCCGGACGGGCGGTGGCCCCGGTGGTCGAGGCGGAACTCTACGCGGCGGTGCGCAATGTCGAACTGCGCTATGCCGATGAAACCAGTTGGAAGGAGCATGGTCGGCTGCGGTGGCTGTGGGTGTTCACCTGTGCCACCGCCACGCTGTTCGTCGTTGGCAAGCGCTCGGTGGAGGTCGTGCGCCAGGTGCTCGGCGAGACCTTCAACGGCTGGTTGATGAGCGACGGCTTCTGGGCCTATCGCGACCTGGACCAACGGCTGCGCTGCCTGGCCCACCTGATCCGCAAGGCCCAGGCGCTGGAAGATGGCTTGGAACCGGCGGCCCAGCGCTTTGGCAGCGAGATCCTGACGGTCATCGCGACGGTGATGGCCGCCGTTTACGACGCCCGCGGCGCCCCGCCCCCCGTCGGGGTGTTGCGCGCACGGCATGCGCGGATGCTCAACGCCCTGCTCGACGAGTGCCTGCGTCAGGTCGATGCGCCGCATGAGAAGATGCGCGCGCTGGCGCGCGAGTTGTTCAACGACTGGGACACCTTCTGGGTGGTACTCGACCATCCGGAGTTGCCGTTGACCAACAACGAAGCCGAGCGCGCCCTGCGCCACTGGGTCATCGCCCGCCGCATCGGCATGGGGACCCGCACCGCGCAGGGCACCCGCGCCTTCGCCCACCTGGCCAGCGTCATCGAGACCTGTCGCAAACGCGCCGTCTCGCCCTGGCCGTATCTGGCCGAGGTAGTCCGCCAGCGCCGCCAAGGGCTTCAGGCCCCGCCGTTGCCCTTACCTGCCATCTGA
- a CDS encoding nucleotidyl transferase AbiEii/AbiGii toxin family protein — MERLFTLSTSDRLTAFREAEARLKLPAASIEKDFWVCWTLRVLFELPEWSSHLTFKGGTSLSKAWQLIERFSEDIDLVIDRDYLGFGGDHAPEKGPSKKQKKKRFDDLKHACQMAISESLQPALQNRFAEAIPADMQWRLLSDSDDNDAQTILFFYPTATETDPYIKPQVKIELGARSDTEPVESPEISPYLANAFPELFGPSRFQVRTVAARRTFWEKAMLLHEETYRPADKTRGQRLSRHYYDLWCLIRKGIADKAVADGNRLAPPGCWVPRSPGGSRRP, encoded by the coding sequence ATGGAAAGGCTCTTCACTCTCTCGACGTCCGATCGTCTGACCGCTTTCCGCGAGGCGGAAGCGCGACTCAAGCTCCCTGCTGCCAGCATCGAGAAAGATTTCTGGGTATGTTGGACGCTGCGTGTGTTGTTTGAACTTCCGGAATGGAGTAGCCACCTGACTTTCAAAGGTGGCACGTCGCTGTCCAAGGCGTGGCAACTGATCGAGCGCTTCTCAGAAGACATTGATTTGGTCATTGACCGCGATTATCTCGGGTTTGGTGGCGATCACGCCCCAGAAAAAGGACCGAGTAAGAAGCAGAAGAAAAAGCGCTTCGACGACTTGAAGCACGCTTGCCAGATGGCCATCAGCGAATCACTGCAACCGGCGTTACAGAACCGGTTCGCCGAGGCCATTCCAGCCGATATGCAATGGCGACTGCTGTCCGATTCAGACGACAACGACGCGCAGACCATTTTGTTCTTTTATCCGACGGCAACGGAAACCGATCCCTACATCAAGCCGCAGGTCAAAATCGAGTTGGGCGCTCGCTCGGACACCGAGCCGGTCGAGTCTCCCGAGATTTCTCCATACCTGGCCAATGCCTTTCCGGAGCTATTCGGCCCTAGCCGATTCCAGGTGCGCACAGTGGCCGCCCGCCGGACTTTCTGGGAGAAGGCGATGCTGCTGCACGAGGAAACCTATCGTCCCGCCGACAAAACACGGGGCCAACGCTTGTCTCGGCATTACTACGACCTCTGGTGCCTGATCAGAAAGGGGATCGCAGACAAGGCTGTCGCCGATGGTAACCGTTTAGCCCCCCCTGGGTGCTGGGTGCCAAGGAGTCCCGGCGGGTCGCGGCGGCCTTGA
- a CDS encoding DUF6088 family protein, protein MFLSEKEAIISDKTMGKHSTSIATQIQEHILAGKPGQVFSPRDFLGLSSRDAIDHALSRLCGNGSLRKVARGLYALPQRHPLFGELSVTSDAVARALAGRDALRLQPAGAYAANQLGLTEQVPMKLLYLTDGPSRLIQVDGREIVLKKTTPRNMKTAGRISGTVIQALRWLGKDAVNDQVIDKLRRRLSDSDLAVLRQDAPLAPAWWITTALRRVADERLPTTSNCE, encoded by the coding sequence TTGTTTTTGTCAGAAAAAGAAGCCATTATTTCTGACAAAACCATGGGCAAGCACAGCACCTCCATCGCCACACAGATCCAAGAGCACATCCTGGCCGGGAAGCCGGGACAGGTGTTTTCGCCCCGCGATTTCCTCGGTCTCAGCAGCCGGGACGCGATCGATCATGCGCTGTCGCGCTTGTGCGGCAACGGCTCGCTGCGCAAGGTGGCCCGCGGGCTCTATGCCCTGCCGCAACGGCATCCGCTGTTCGGCGAGTTGTCCGTCACGAGCGATGCCGTCGCCCGCGCCCTGGCTGGACGCGATGCGCTGCGCTTACAGCCGGCAGGCGCCTACGCCGCCAATCAACTGGGCCTCACAGAGCAGGTGCCGATGAAGCTCCTGTACCTGACCGACGGGCCTTCGCGCCTGATCCAGGTGGACGGCCGCGAGATCGTGCTGAAGAAGACGACACCGCGCAACATGAAGACCGCCGGGCGCATTAGCGGCACCGTCATCCAGGCGCTACGCTGGCTAGGTAAGGATGCCGTAAACGATCAGGTCATCGACAAGCTACGGCGTAGATTATCGGATAGCGACCTGGCCGTACTGCGGCAGGACGCCCCGCTCGCACCGGCCTGGTGGATCACGACTGCCCTGCGCCGCGTGGCGGATGAGCGTTTACCGACAACAAGCAACTGCGAGTGA
- a CDS encoding ATP-binding protein — protein MSLLRKKPACPIHGCELCLSHHGKKTNPGHYWIEVQGAPILYCPECHERGTDTSVEIEAGASNAFLRQLIRLYDGFSFPAELGKPRIRVDFNPGRAVADGLPTTATTGQPLYQALSPTPAPPPAAPPGRAPGPQEAAPDDTQTFESFEPRRPRHHLDQLVLDQETLARIREAVNVLLSQDLLFGCWNLGSVARTGRRVALNFFGPPGTGKTLAAEAIAAMLEREILVISYAELESKYVGETPKNIRAAFRRAAETGALLFFDEADSILGKRLTSVTQAADNSINVARSTTLIELDNFDGAVIFASNLVKNYDSAFLRRVLAHVEFPLPATEQRRRIWECHIPKELPLAHDVDFALLAQYSEHAAGGDIQNAVLLAASYASLRQGAAQVVGLGDFKRAIAFILDGKRRILE, from the coding sequence ATGTCGCTGCTCAGAAAAAAACCCGCCTGCCCGATCCACGGCTGCGAACTGTGCCTCTCGCACCACGGCAAGAAGACCAACCCGGGGCACTACTGGATCGAGGTCCAGGGGGCGCCGATCCTCTACTGCCCCGAGTGCCACGAGCGCGGTACCGATACCTCGGTGGAGATCGAGGCGGGGGCCTCCAATGCCTTTCTGCGCCAACTGATCCGGCTCTACGACGGGTTCAGCTTCCCCGCCGAACTGGGCAAGCCGCGCATCCGCGTGGACTTCAACCCGGGGCGGGCGGTCGCGGACGGGCTGCCGACCACCGCGACGACCGGGCAGCCCCTCTATCAGGCCCTGTCGCCGACGCCCGCGCCGCCCCCGGCCGCGCCCCCCGGCCGTGCGCCCGGTCCCCAGGAGGCAGCGCCCGATGACACCCAGACCTTCGAGAGCTTTGAGCCCCGCCGGCCCCGCCATCACCTGGACCAACTGGTGCTGGACCAGGAGACCCTGGCGCGCATCCGCGAGGCGGTGAATGTGCTGCTGTCCCAGGACCTGCTGTTCGGCTGCTGGAACCTGGGGTCGGTGGCGCGCACCGGGCGGCGCGTGGCGCTCAACTTTTTCGGGCCCCCGGGGACCGGCAAGACCCTGGCCGCGGAGGCGATCGCGGCCATGCTCGAGCGCGAGATCCTGGTCATCAGCTATGCGGAATTGGAGTCCAAGTATGTCGGGGAGACGCCCAAGAATATCCGCGCCGCCTTTCGCCGCGCCGCCGAGACCGGGGCCCTGCTGTTCTTCGATGAGGCCGATTCGATCCTCGGCAAGCGCCTGACCAGCGTGACCCAGGCGGCCGACAATTCGATCAATGTCGCCCGCAGCACGACCCTGATCGAACTGGACAACTTCGACGGGGCCGTGATCTTCGCCTCCAACCTGGTGAAGAACTACGACAGCGCCTTCCTGCGCCGGGTGCTCGCCCATGTGGAATTCCCGCTGCCCGCGACCGAGCAGCGCCGCCGGATCTGGGAGTGCCACATCCCCAAGGAACTGCCGCTGGCGCACGACGTGGACTTCGCGCTGCTGGCCCAGTATTCGGAGCACGCGGCGGGCGGGGACATCCAGAACGCCGTGCTGCTCGCCGCCTCCTATGCCTCGCTGCGCCAGGGCGCGGCGCAGGTCGTCGGCCTGGGCGACTTCAAGCGGGCCATCGCCTTTATCCTCGACGGCAAGCGGCGCATCCTGGAATGA
- a CDS encoding MFS transporter, with protein sequence MTSEPRPYRIGFITLAPGILPRHGWSLLAAAFFSIGLVTFIAIGQTYVLNAILKVPTTEQGSISGNLVFWTEIIALALFIPAGILMDRVGRRSIYAVGLLLLALTYALYPLATSVDDLYLYRILYACGIVAVAGGLSTVMVDYPAERSRGKLVALLGVLSGLGIVFTNQGFGALPQALVKSGWSGEQAGVITHLAVAALAVGVALLVSIGLKGGTPVHKHDRPGVRELFTSGFAQARNPRILLAYGAAFIARGDQSVNATFLILWGTVAGMAAGMGHAEALKAGTMIFVTAQIAALCWAPILGPLIDRIDRVSVLAICMVLGAIGNFALLLLDNPLAGGSAVIFFILIGIGQISVYLGAQSLIGQEAPTRQRGSVIGAFNVSGAIGILVVTSIGGRLFDFVDPRAPFMVVGAINVLLFLASVYVRVKAPSPPIDRGGA encoded by the coding sequence ATGACCTCTGAGCCGCGCCCATACCGCATCGGCTTCATCACGCTCGCCCCCGGCATCCTGCCCCGCCATGGCTGGAGCCTGCTGGCCGCGGCCTTCTTCTCCATTGGCCTGGTGACCTTCATCGCCATCGGCCAGACCTATGTGCTCAATGCGATCCTCAAGGTGCCGACCACCGAACAGGGGTCCATCAGCGGCAATCTGGTGTTCTGGACCGAGATCATCGCGCTTGCGCTCTTCATCCCCGCCGGGATCCTGATGGACCGGGTGGGGCGCCGGTCCATCTATGCCGTGGGCCTGCTGCTGCTGGCCCTGACCTATGCGCTCTATCCGCTGGCGACCTCGGTTGACGACCTCTATCTCTACCGCATCCTCTATGCCTGCGGGATCGTGGCGGTGGCCGGCGGGCTCTCGACGGTGATGGTGGACTATCCGGCCGAGCGCTCCCGCGGCAAGCTGGTGGCGCTGCTGGGGGTCTTGAGCGGGCTCGGCATCGTCTTCACCAACCAGGGGTTCGGGGCCCTGCCGCAGGCGCTGGTCAAGTCCGGCTGGAGCGGCGAACAGGCGGGGGTCATCACCCACCTGGCGGTCGCCGCGCTTGCGGTGGGCGTAGCGCTCCTGGTCAGCATCGGGCTCAAGGGCGGGACCCCGGTGCACAAGCATGATCGCCCGGGGGTGCGCGAACTCTTTACCAGCGGCTTCGCCCAGGCGCGCAATCCGCGCATCCTGCTCGCCTATGGCGCCGCCTTCATCGCCCGCGGGGACCAGTCGGTCAATGCCACCTTCCTGATCCTGTGGGGCACCGTGGCCGGGATGGCGGCCGGCATGGGCCATGCGGAAGCGCTCAAGGCAGGCACCATGATTTTCGTCACCGCCCAGATCGCCGCCCTGTGCTGGGCGCCCATCCTGGGGCCCCTGATCGACCGCATCGACCGGGTCAGCGTCCTGGCCATCTGTATGGTGCTCGGGGCCATCGGCAATTTCGCATTGCTGCTGCTCGATAACCCGCTGGCCGGGGGCTCCGCCGTGATCTTCTTTATCCTGATCGGCATCGGCCAGATCAGCGTCTATCTGGGTGCCCAATCGCTCATCGGCCAGGAGGCGCCGACCCGTCAGCGCGGCTCCGTCATCGGTGCATTCAATGTCTCCGGGGCCATCGGGATCCTGGTGGTGACCTCGATCGGCGGGCGCCTGTTCGACTTCGTGGACCCGCGGGCGCCCTTCATGGTGGTGGGGGCGATCAATGTGCTCCTGTTCCTGGCGAGCGTCTATGTGCGGGTCAAGGCGCCGAGTCCGCCGATTGACCGGGGTGGGGCTTGA
- a CDS encoding toll/interleukin-1 receptor domain-containing protein: protein MDADIFIRYARKDLGRVEPIARALASLGYGVWWGAHLRAGKRFHQDIERELAAARCVLVVWTQAAVASNWVYAEANEALDADKLVPVFLEPVKPPLLFRQVLWC from the coding sequence TTGGACGCGGACATCTTCATCCGCTATGCACGCAAGGACCTCGGGCGGGTCGAGCCCATCGCCCGGGCGCTCGCGTCCCTGGGCTATGGCGTCTGGTGGGGCGCGCACCTGCGCGCCGGGAAGCGCTTCCACCAGGACATCGAGCGGGAACTCGCCGCCGCGCGCTGCGTGCTGGTGGTCTGGACCCAGGCCGCGGTGGCTTCCAACTGGGTCTACGCGGAGGCCAACGAGGCCCTGGACGCCGATAAGCTGGTGCCGGTCTTCCTCGAACCGGTCAAGCCGCCGCTGCTCTTCCGTCAGGTACTATGGTGTTGA
- a CDS encoding formylglycine-generating enzyme family protein: MSVFQDRLKDGGEGPEMVWLPPGTFLMGSPDGDDLAYPSEWPQYEVRIARPFAIGRFPVTFADYDRFCAAAGHKLPRDQGWGRDRRPVIDVSWNDAVAYCLWLTGQTGRTYRLPREAEWEYACRAGTRTRWSFGDDGDALGAHAWLKDNSGGKTHPVGEKRPNPWGLHDMHGNVWEWGQDHWHDSYQGAPKDGTAWEMTIGEGRVLRGGSWADGAQDLRSACRNRLVPGLRFLYFGFRPGTATPG, from the coding sequence TTGAGTGTCTTCCAGGACCGGCTCAAGGACGGCGGCGAGGGACCGGAGATGGTCTGGCTGCCGCCCGGTACTTTCCTGATGGGCTCGCCAGACGGCGATGACCTGGCCTATCCGTCCGAGTGGCCCCAGTACGAGGTGCGCATCGCGCGGCCCTTCGCCATCGGCCGCTTCCCGGTGACCTTCGCGGACTATGACCGGTTCTGTGCCGCCGCCGGGCACAAGCTACCCCGCGATCAGGGCTGGGGCCGCGACCGCCGCCCGGTGATCGACGTTTCCTGGAACGATGCCGTCGCCTATTGCCTCTGGCTCACCGGTCAGACCGGCCGGACCTACCGGCTCCCGCGCGAGGCGGAGTGGGAATACGCCTGCCGGGCGGGGACCCGGACCCGCTGGTCATTCGGTGACGACGGGGATGCCCTGGGTGCCCACGCCTGGTTGAAGGACAACTCGGGAGGCAAGACCCACCCGGTTGGGGAGAAGCGGCCGAACCCCTGGGGGCTGCACGACATGCACGGGAATGTCTGGGAGTGGGGCCAAGACCATTGGCACGACAGCTATCAGGGCGCCCCCAAGGATGGTACTGCTTGGGAGATGACCATAGGCGAGGGGCGTGTGCTGCGCGGCGGCAGTTGGGCCGACGGGGCGCAGGACCTGCGCTCCGCGTGCCGCAACCGCCTCGTCCCCGGCCTCCGCTTCCTTTACTTTGGTTTCCGGCCGGGCACCGCAACTCCCGGCTGA
- a CDS encoding YgfZ/GcvT domain-containing protein — MNPDWRTFLTARGARIGEDGRIVPAARTAAGEPPTDCTRYDLSHLGLIGVAGADADSFLQGQLSNDIKALTPTHSHLSSHCSPKGRMLALFRVVRHGEGIWLQLPRERVAEAIKRLRLYVLRSKVTLEDLSDGPVRIGLAGAGAPRELERLGLPLPAGDNDVAAADGVTVLRLPSPVPRFALIADSARQTAIWEGLEPGSTWGDEDAWALLDIRAGIPSVYTATVDAFVPQMANLQLIDGVSFTKGCYTGQEVVARMQYLGKLKRRMYFAEVASPTPPQPGDALEALGSTSEQTPGRVVDARPDGEGRYALLAVVEIEAAQRGEVRLGSAGPLLHLQPPPYGFPAPAV, encoded by the coding sequence ATGAATCCAGACTGGCGCACCTTTCTGACCGCCCGCGGCGCCCGCATCGGCGAGGACGGCCGGATCGTACCGGCCGCCCGGACCGCCGCGGGCGAGCCCCCCACCGACTGCACCCGCTACGACCTCTCGCACCTGGGCCTGATCGGCGTGGCCGGCGCGGATGCCGACAGCTTCCTGCAGGGGCAGCTCAGCAACGATATCAAGGCACTGACCCCGACCCACTCCCACCTCAGCAGCCATTGCAGCCCCAAGGGCCGGATGCTGGCCCTGTTCCGGGTGGTGCGCCACGGCGAGGGCATCTGGCTGCAACTGCCCCGCGAGCGGGTCGCCGAGGCCATCAAACGGCTGCGGCTCTATGTGCTGCGCTCCAAGGTCACGCTGGAGGACTTAAGCGACGGCCCGGTGCGGATCGGCCTTGCGGGCGCGGGCGCCCCGCGGGAGTTGGAGCGCCTGGGGCTGCCGCTGCCCGCAGGGGACAACGATGTCGCCGCCGCCGACGGGGTCACGGTGCTGCGCCTGCCCTCCCCGGTGCCTCGCTTCGCGCTGATCGCCGATTCCGCCCGCCAGACGGCGATCTGGGAGGGCCTGGAACCGGGGTCGACCTGGGGCGACGAGGACGCCTGGGCACTGCTCGACATCCGCGCCGGCATCCCCAGCGTCTACACCGCCACCGTCGATGCCTTCGTCCCGCAGATGGCCAATCTCCAATTGATCGACGGGGTCAGCTTCACCAAGGGGTGCTATACCGGCCAGGAGGTCGTGGCACGGATGCAATACCTGGGTAAGCTCAAGCGCCGGATGTACTTCGCCGAGGTCGCGAGCCCCACTCCGCCGCAACCGGGCGACGCACTGGAAGCGCTCGGCAGCACCTCGGAGCAGACCCCCGGCCGCGTCGTCGATGCCCGTCCCGACGGCGAGGGCCGCTACGCACTCCTGGCCGTGGTCGAGATCGAGGCCGCGCAGCGCGGTGAGGTCCGCCTGGGCAGCGCCGGACCGCTCCTGCACTTGCAGCCGCCGCCCTACGGATTCCCCGCGCCCGCGGTGTAA
- a CDS encoding RNB domain-containing ribonuclease, translating into MSTHQPSPPANSLVLYKVHPARIVNLGEKIEIELAGGQSKRVRAKDIELLHPGPLRSLTELAPQQGEPEAAWELLEGAETTLQELAELAFNAFTPATAWAAWQLVADGLSFSGTPAAIRARTREEVERIRAERGAKANAESDWQAFLVRMADSCPAPEDGARLGEVERLALGQSERSRILEALGHEQTPINAHRALIQVGYWTDRHNPYPRRCAVPTAEPGQPVPGLIEEDRLDLTALPAYAIDDVGNQDPDDALSLDGDCLWVHVADVAALVATEGEIEREARARGSNLYLPEGVINMLPAGVTEALGLGLQPLSPALSFALRCDDQGELLSVAVHRTWIRAQRLTYDEVDGRLTEEPFAALRALTDRFRARRTAAGATSLDLPEVSVRVEDGRVTIRPLPRLASRELVADAMLMAGEGAARFCLEHAIPIPFATQAPPEAGEQPRDLAAMYARRRAFKPSRLVGAPDPHAGLGLALYTRATSPLRRYSDLLVHQQIRAWLAGLPTLTAEQVTERIGEAETAAALVRRTERLSNLHWKLVYLKDHPDWQGQATIVGKEDRKGVALVPLLALETRLRLREEPALNQGLRVAVRDVDIPAQTVSFRVLG; encoded by the coding sequence TTGTCGACACATCAACCCAGCCCCCCGGCGAACAGCCTGGTGCTCTACAAGGTCCATCCCGCGCGCATCGTCAACCTGGGCGAAAAGATCGAGATCGAGCTGGCGGGCGGGCAGTCCAAGCGGGTGCGGGCCAAGGACATCGAACTGCTCCACCCCGGGCCGCTGCGCAGTCTCACGGAACTCGCGCCCCAGCAGGGGGAGCCGGAGGCCGCCTGGGAACTGCTGGAGGGCGCCGAGACGACCCTGCAGGAGTTGGCCGAACTCGCCTTCAATGCCTTTACCCCGGCTACTGCCTGGGCCGCCTGGCAGTTGGTGGCGGACGGCCTGAGCTTCAGCGGCACGCCCGCGGCCATCCGCGCCCGCACCCGTGAGGAGGTGGAGCGCATCCGGGCCGAGCGTGGGGCCAAGGCGAACGCCGAGAGCGACTGGCAGGCCTTCCTGGTGCGGATGGCGGACTCATGCCCGGCCCCGGAGGACGGGGCACGCCTGGGTGAGGTGGAGCGCCTCGCCCTGGGGCAGAGCGAGCGCAGCCGCATCCTGGAGGCCCTGGGGCACGAGCAGACCCCGATCAACGCCCACCGGGCACTGATCCAGGTGGGCTACTGGACGGATCGGCACAATCCCTATCCGCGGCGCTGCGCGGTGCCCACCGCGGAGCCCGGGCAGCCGGTCCCAGGGCTCATCGAAGAGGACCGGCTCGACCTCACCGCGCTGCCCGCCTACGCGATCGACGACGTGGGCAATCAGGACCCGGACGACGCGCTGAGCCTCGACGGTGACTGCCTCTGGGTCCATGTGGCGGACGTCGCCGCGCTGGTCGCGACCGAAGGCGAGATCGAGCGGGAGGCGCGGGCGCGCGGGAGTAATCTGTATCTCCCGGAGGGGGTCATCAACATGCTGCCGGCGGGCGTGACCGAGGCCCTGGGGTTGGGGTTGCAACCGCTCTCGCCCGCCCTGTCGTTCGCCCTGCGCTGCGACGATCAGGGGGAACTGCTGTCAGTGGCGGTCCATCGCACCTGGATCCGCGCCCAGCGACTCACCTATGACGAGGTGGACGGCCGCCTGACGGAGGAGCCCTTCGCTGCCCTGCGCGCCCTGACCGATCGCTTTCGCGCCCGTCGGACGGCCGCCGGGGCGACCAGCCTGGATCTCCCGGAGGTGAGCGTGCGGGTTGAGGACGGCCGGGTGACGATCCGCCCCCTGCCGCGGCTGGCGAGCCGGGAGTTGGTCGCGGACGCCATGCTGATGGCCGGGGAGGGTGCGGCGCGCTTTTGTCTGGAGCACGCCATCCCGATCCCCTTTGCGACCCAGGCCCCGCCCGAGGCCGGCGAGCAACCGCGCGACCTGGCCGCGATGTATGCCCGCCGCCGGGCCTTCAAGCCGTCGCGCCTGGTGGGGGCGCCGGACCCGCACGCGGGGCTGGGGCTGGCGCTCTACACCCGGGCGACCAGCCCCTTGCGGCGCTACTCGGATCTGCTGGTCCATCAGCAGATCCGTGCCTGGCTCGCCGGTCTGCCGACCCTGACGGCAGAGCAGGTGACCGAGCGCATCGGCGAGGCCGAGACGGCCGCGGCCCTGGTGCGGCGCACCGAGCGGCTGTCGAACCTGCACTGGAAACTCGTCTACCTCAAGGACCACCCGGACTGGCAGGGCCAGGCGACCATCGTCGGCAAGGAGGACCGCAAGGGTGTGGCCCTGGTGCCACTGCTGGCCCTGGAGACGCGGCTGCGCCTGCGCGAAGAGCCGGCGTTGAACCAGGGCCTGCGGGTGGCGGTGCGCGATGTCGATATCCCGGCCCAGACGGTCAGTTTTCGGGTATTGGGCTGA
- a CDS encoding YcbK family protein, producing MAAPVLAKRPAERPRALSLHHMHTDERISVVYREGDHYKRSALQQLNFFLRDFRTGDTMPMDPQLLDILYDVKASLGDTEARYEILSAYRSPKTNAMLRAEGHGVARNSMHLYGQAIDIRFPDLAPSHIRDAAVALGRGGVGYYPSSNFVHVDTGNVRVWKS from the coding sequence ATGGCTGCACCAGTGCTGGCCAAGAGGCCAGCCGAGCGCCCGCGCGCCCTGTCGCTGCACCACATGCACACGGACGAGAGAATCTCCGTGGTCTACCGCGAGGGTGACCACTACAAGCGCAGCGCCTTGCAGCAGCTCAATTTCTTCCTGCGGGACTTCCGCACCGGCGACACCATGCCGATGGACCCGCAACTGCTCGACATCCTCTACGACGTCAAGGCGTCGCTCGGCGACACCGAGGCCCGCTACGAGATCCTGAGCGCCTACCGCTCGCCGAAGACCAATGCCATGCTGCGCGCCGAGGGCCACGGGGTCGCCCGCAACAGCATGCACCTGTACGGCCAGGCCATCGACATCCGCTTCCCCGACCTGGCGCCGAGCCACATCCGGGACGCCGCCGTCGCCTTGGGCCGCGGCGGTGTCGGCTACTACCCCAGTTCCAACTTCGTCCATGTGGACACCGGCAACGTACGCGTGTGGAAGTCCTGA
- a CDS encoding NUDIX domain-containing protein, translating into MAREFEIIGREPLSDGFLKLNRYRLARVAPGRQAPTLVDRECIDGLGAAAVLPYDPVSGCIVLVEQMRVGALGSVPGGLLLEPPGGVIEAGCSGAATARREAWEEAGCRIGAMTPIGVCRPSPGFSDESVALYCGETRVAGVARFGGDPREGEWTRVLVWDLERAIRGLGREPLTPATLIIAVQWLALNRHRVRDLWAASAGEPA; encoded by the coding sequence ATGGCCCGGGAGTTCGAGATCATTGGTCGGGAGCCGCTGAGCGACGGATTTCTGAAGCTCAATCGCTATCGGCTGGCCCGCGTGGCGCCGGGTCGGCAGGCGCCGACTCTCGTTGACAGAGAGTGTATCGATGGCCTGGGTGCCGCGGCGGTGCTGCCTTACGACCCGGTGTCGGGGTGCATCGTGCTGGTCGAGCAGATGCGTGTCGGGGCCCTGGGCAGCGTCCCCGGCGGGCTGCTGTTGGAGCCCCCCGGGGGGGTGATCGAGGCGGGTTGCAGTGGTGCCGCGACCGCCCGTCGCGAGGCCTGGGAGGAGGCCGGGTGCCGGATCGGGGCCATGACCCCAATCGGCGTCTGTCGCCCCAGCCCCGGGTTCAGCGACGAGTCGGTCGCGCTTTACTGCGGCGAGACCAGGGTGGCCGGGGTCGCGCGGTTTGGGGGGGACCCCCGGGAGGGCGAGTGGACGCGGGTCCTGGTGTGGGACCTGGAGCGGGCGATCCGTGGGCTGGGCCGCGAGCCGCTGACCCCCGCCACGCTGATCATCGCCGTCCAGTGGTTGGCCTTGAATCGGCACCGGGTCCGAGACCTGTGGGCCGCGTCAGCGGGCGAACCCGCCTGA